Proteins encoded in a region of the Streptomyces sp. PCS3-D2 genome:
- a CDS encoding PP2C family serine/threonine-protein phosphatase: MEEGDRFCGLCGYALTAAPAAASTDQPTLPIPPAPPAQAAPAAGYAVAAPAGSHGSPGGGPAPGWGSVAAAAPTLVGDPADWSATPAQPDPEPEPELRPSPAGASYPGPTPGHGHGPGPGPGSPYGSGAESAAAQDPAGGPETRHDRPGGDPGAPLGGTPWGPGPENPYENAYDSAPPSGAAPGGKTCVACRAGHVDTDGYCEHCGHAQPRERDHVEEELGSVAAVSDRGLRHHRNEDSFAVSATALPDGSAATVAIVCDGVSSASRPDDASAAAAGAANEALLEALPRGAHPQEAMHEAILAAAAAVNALAPEVPGAQNAPACTLVGAVVSGGLLTIGWVGDSRAYWVPDDRAALPRRLTEDDSWAAQMVAAGLMGEAEAYADVRAHAITGWLGADAYELEPHTAIFKPDHPGVVVVCTDGLWNYAESAREMAQVLPADAAVRPLHGAQVLVGHALDGGGHDNITVAVVPFAAQPGREPEVEARPQV; this comes from the coding sequence ATGGAAGAGGGGGACCGTTTCTGCGGCCTCTGCGGCTACGCCCTGACTGCTGCTCCCGCGGCCGCGTCCACGGACCAGCCGACCCTCCCCATCCCACCGGCGCCGCCGGCCCAGGCCGCGCCCGCGGCTGGGTACGCGGTGGCGGCCCCGGCCGGCTCGCACGGCTCCCCCGGCGGCGGACCCGCCCCCGGCTGGGGCAGCGTGGCCGCGGCCGCGCCGACCCTGGTGGGGGACCCTGCCGACTGGTCCGCGACCCCGGCGCAGCCTGATCCGGAGCCGGAACCGGAGCTCCGGCCGAGCCCGGCCGGAGCCTCGTACCCCGGACCCACCCCCGGCCACGGCCACGGCCCCGGCCCCGGCCCCGGCAGCCCGTACGGCAGCGGCGCCGAGTCCGCGGCCGCGCAGGACCCGGCGGGCGGCCCCGAGACCCGGCACGACCGGCCCGGCGGCGACCCCGGCGCGCCCCTCGGGGGGACGCCCTGGGGCCCGGGCCCGGAGAACCCGTACGAGAACGCCTACGACAGCGCGCCCCCGTCCGGTGCCGCACCCGGTGGGAAGACCTGCGTGGCCTGCCGGGCCGGGCACGTCGACACCGACGGGTACTGCGAGCACTGCGGGCACGCGCAGCCCCGGGAGCGCGACCACGTCGAGGAGGAGCTGGGCAGCGTCGCCGCCGTCAGTGACCGGGGGCTGCGCCACCACCGCAACGAGGACTCGTTCGCCGTGTCGGCGACCGCCCTGCCCGACGGTTCGGCCGCCACCGTGGCCATCGTGTGCGACGGGGTCTCCTCCGCGAGCCGCCCCGACGACGCGTCGGCCGCCGCGGCCGGCGCCGCCAACGAGGCCCTGCTGGAGGCCCTCCCCCGCGGTGCGCACCCCCAGGAGGCCATGCACGAGGCGATCCTGGCCGCCGCCGCGGCGGTCAACGCCCTGGCCCCGGAGGTCCCCGGCGCGCAGAACGCGCCCGCCTGCACCCTGGTCGGCGCCGTCGTCAGCGGCGGGCTGCTGACCATCGGCTGGGTGGGCGACAGCCGCGCCTACTGGGTGCCCGACGACCGTGCCGCGCTGCCCCGCCGCCTCACCGAGGACGACTCGTGGGCCGCCCAGATGGTCGCCGCCGGCCTGATGGGCGAGGCCGAGGCCTACGCGGACGTCCGCGCGCACGCCATCACCGGCTGGCTGGGCGCCGACGCGTACGAACTCGAACCGCACACCGCGATCTTCAAGCCGGACCACCCCGGCGTGGTGGTGGTCTGCACCGACGGACTGTGGAACTACGCGGAGTCCGCGCGCGAGATGGCGCAGGTGCTGCCCGCCGACGCCGCGGTCCGCCCGCTGCACGGCGCGCAGGTGCTGGTGGGCCACGCCCTCGACGGCGGCGGCCACGACAACATCACCGTGGCCGTCGTGCCGTTCGCCGCGCAGCCCGGACGGGAACCGGAAGTGGAAGCGCGCCCGCAGGTCTGA